A region from the Pseudomonas sp. Teo4 genome encodes:
- the cyaY gene encoding iron donor protein CyaY, which yields MSLSEARFHDLVDATQQALEDLFDESGLDLDMENSAGVLTIKFDNGSQLIFSRQEPLRQLWLADRSGGFHFDYDEESGKWVCEKSEELLGEMLERIVWERAGEKLDFDEI from the coding sequence ATGAGTTTGAGTGAAGCGCGTTTCCATGATCTGGTCGACGCGACCCAACAGGCCCTGGAAGACCTGTTCGACGAGAGCGGCCTGGACCTGGACATGGAAAATTCCGCAGGGGTGCTGACCATCAAGTTCGACAACGGCAGCCAGCTGATCTTCAGCCGCCAGGAGCCGCTGCGTCAGTTGTGGCTGGCCGACCGTTCCGGTGGCTTCCACTTCGACTACGACGAAGAGAGCGGCAAGTGGGTTTGCGAGAAGAGCGAAGAGCTGCTCGGCGAGATGCTTGAGCGCATCGTCTGGGAGCGAGCCGGCGAGAAGCTGGACTTCGACGAGATCTGA
- a CDS encoding TIGR02647 family protein: MSFTPELIAELEVLALFNLDSHQEGIKVHSNASPALVAAAKRLYDKQLTDQPDGGYLTSLGLDAAQSVQQLLTILKAAQPA, from the coding sequence ATGTCCTTCACCCCCGAACTGATCGCCGAACTGGAAGTCCTCGCCCTGTTCAACCTGGACAGTCATCAGGAAGGCATCAAGGTCCACAGCAACGCGTCCCCCGCCCTTGTCGCCGCAGCCAAGCGCCTGTACGACAAACAACTGACCGACCAGCCTGACGGCGGCTACCTGACCAGTCTGGGGCTCGATGCCGCCCAGAGCGTCCAGCAGCTGCTGACCATCCTCAAGGCTGCGCAACCGGCGTAA
- a CDS encoding class I adenylate cyclase yields MNHPHEIRPDLDEGIDRKVLAKLRARFLQVNEGRLQRAMDGLSTRQQQVLTLLPLLFHVNHPLLPGYVSGSTPAGVSGFEPNAELVAEGQRLARSFSYRTRLGNPHRPIHGLFLMGSLGSLAQAEQSDMDLWVCHAPGLNEHQLQELRRKCQLLEAWADSLGAEAHFFLIDPQGFAQGQRDSQLSSDDCGTTQHFLLLDEFYRTAIWLAGRTPLWWLVPVYEEHNYLDYTETLLSKRFIRSTDALDLGNLSHIPPGEFVGAGLWQLFKGIDSPYKSLLKLLLTEVYASEHPTVRCLSLDYKQAVFANQLDLDELDPYVMVYRRIERYLQQRGETARLELVRRSLYLKVNKKVSGIDRSRNNGWQRRLLQRLADEWGWDERQLAMLDSRSQWKVRQVAVERRELVAELNHSYRFLSQFAQNQNASSRADQRDLNVLGRRLYAAFERRAGKIEVINPGIAPDLAEDTLTLVHSPNRKEPGSHHWGLYNGNLSVHEWEHFNPIKRCRELLELLTWAHRNGVIDSSTRLALHPGISDLTEFELFNLLGSLQQSLPLPLGAVSEVRLLQPSVADEMLLLVNVGIDPLRHHRDLNILMTTERTDSLSYAGVRENLVLTLDQITLNSWNEVLVQRYDGEHALLRCLRDFLNSLGQRSHRPRVRVRCFCHNRAQAISQRVEDIFDTVQLLLDQSQNHRYLLQVAQHTHVLELLPGQVTLATLDSHDAVLDYLGEERSVYSPLHLDASALQDHDLPLLLEQARPDCIQVFYRLLDGWADLYVLDEYNALWQQRLPLQDESHLLLPLQRFLRSVVMRRDARLPLDYSRQVPLQIQYAQLLPTGPGKARSIEPRPAPGEDLDQPCYEVQAILQAGTDDEVHVTLYCDQQEFSELDHGDELYTVVARQILGQRRSAGQYRCYITDLDLSELLGDEPGSTILYLRYKRQLEQALNEGLAQLQAALEP; encoded by the coding sequence ATGAACCACCCCCACGAAATCCGCCCCGATCTGGACGAAGGCATCGACCGCAAGGTGCTGGCGAAATTGCGTGCTCGGTTCCTGCAGGTCAACGAGGGCCGGCTGCAGCGCGCCATGGACGGGCTTTCGACACGTCAGCAACAAGTGCTGACCCTGCTACCGCTGCTGTTTCACGTCAACCACCCGTTGTTGCCTGGCTATGTCTCGGGCAGCACACCGGCCGGTGTTTCGGGTTTCGAACCCAATGCAGAGCTGGTTGCCGAGGGGCAACGGCTGGCACGCTCGTTCTCTTACCGGACGCGTCTTGGCAACCCGCACCGCCCAATCCATGGCCTGTTCCTGATGGGCAGCCTGGGCTCCCTGGCCCAGGCCGAGCAGAGCGATATGGACCTCTGGGTTTGCCATGCACCTGGCCTGAATGAACATCAGCTTCAGGAATTGCGACGCAAATGTCAGCTACTCGAGGCCTGGGCCGACAGCCTGGGCGCCGAAGCGCACTTCTTCCTGATTGACCCGCAAGGTTTCGCCCAAGGCCAGCGAGACAGCCAGCTCAGCTCGGACGATTGCGGCACCACCCAGCATTTCCTGCTGCTCGATGAGTTCTACCGTACCGCCATCTGGCTGGCCGGACGCACGCCGCTCTGGTGGCTGGTGCCGGTGTATGAGGAACACAACTATCTCGACTACACCGAAACCTTGCTGTCCAAGCGCTTCATCCGCAGCACCGACGCCCTGGACCTCGGTAACCTGTCGCACATTCCGCCCGGCGAGTTCGTCGGGGCCGGCCTGTGGCAACTGTTCAAGGGCATCGACTCACCCTACAAATCTCTGCTCAAGTTGCTGCTGACCGAAGTTTACGCCAGCGAACACCCGACCGTGCGCTGCCTGAGCCTTGATTACAAGCAGGCGGTTTTTGCCAACCAGCTCGACCTCGATGAGCTGGACCCCTACGTGATGGTGTACCGGCGAATCGAGCGTTATCTGCAGCAACGGGGTGAAACCGCCCGCCTCGAACTGGTGCGACGCAGCCTTTACCTCAAGGTAAACAAGAAAGTCAGCGGAATTGACCGCTCGCGTAACAACGGCTGGCAGCGCCGACTGCTGCAACGCCTGGCCGATGAATGGGGCTGGGACGAGCGCCAACTGGCCATGCTCGATAGCCGCAGCCAGTGGAAAGTGCGCCAGGTCGCAGTCGAACGCCGCGAACTGGTCGCCGAACTCAACCACAGCTACCGCTTTCTCAGCCAGTTCGCGCAGAACCAGAATGCCAGCAGCCGCGCAGACCAGCGCGACCTCAACGTTCTCGGCCGGCGCCTGTACGCAGCCTTCGAGCGCCGCGCGGGCAAGATCGAAGTGATCAACCCGGGCATTGCCCCGGACCTTGCCGAGGACACCCTGACGCTGGTCCACTCGCCCAACCGCAAGGAGCCCGGCAGCCACCACTGGGGGCTGTACAACGGCAATCTCAGTGTGCACGAGTGGGAGCACTTCAACCCGATCAAGCGCTGCCGCGAACTGCTCGAACTGCTGACCTGGGCCCATCGCAATGGCGTCATCGACAGCAGCACACGCCTGGCACTGCACCCAGGCATCAGCGACCTGACCGAATTCGAACTGTTCAACCTGCTGGGCAGCCTGCAACAAAGCCTGCCATTGCCGTTGGGGGCCGTCAGCGAAGTGCGCCTGCTGCAACCTAGCGTCGCCGACGAAATGCTGCTGCTGGTCAACGTGGGTATCGATCCGCTGCGTCACCACCGCGACCTGAACATCCTGATGACCACCGAGCGCACTGACTCGCTAAGTTACGCAGGGGTGCGCGAAAACCTGGTGCTGACCCTCGACCAGATTACCCTCAACAGCTGGAACGAAGTGCTGGTACAGCGTTACGACGGCGAACATGCGCTGCTGCGCTGCCTGCGCGACTTCCTCAACAGCCTTGGCCAGCGCAGCCACCGGCCACGCGTACGCGTGCGCTGCTTCTGCCATAACCGCGCCCAGGCGATCAGCCAGCGGGTCGAAGATATTTTCGACACGGTGCAACTGCTGCTCGACCAGAGCCAGAATCACCGCTACCTGTTGCAAGTCGCGCAGCATACCCACGTGCTGGAGTTGCTGCCTGGTCAGGTCACCTTAGCGACGCTGGACAGCCATGATGCCGTGCTCGATTACCTGGGCGAGGAACGCAGCGTCTATAGCCCGCTGCATCTGGACGCAAGCGCCTTGCAGGACCACGACTTGCCGCTGCTACTGGAACAAGCCCGCCCCGACTGCATTCAGGTGTTCTACCGGCTGCTAGACGGCTGGGCTGACCTGTATGTGCTCGATGAGTACAACGCCCTGTGGCAGCAGCGCCTGCCACTTCAGGACGAAAGCCATCTGCTGCTGCCTTTGCAGCGTTTTTTGCGCTCGGTGGTGATGCGCCGTGATGCCCGCTTGCCACTGGATTACTCAAGGCAAGTGCCGTTGCAGATCCAATACGCGCAACTGTTGCCGACGGGGCCTGGCAAGGCGCGGAGCATCGAGCCACGACCAGCGCCCGGCGAGGACCTGGACCAACCCTGCTACGAGGTCCAGGCCATTCTGCAGGCAGGTACTGACGATGAGGTGCATGTCACGCTCTATTGCGACCAGCAAGAGTTTTCCGAACTGGACCACGGCGATGAACTGTACACCGTGGTCGCCCGGCAGATTCTCGGCCAGCGTCGAAGTGCAGGACAGTACCGGTGTTACATCACCGACCTGGATTTGTCGGAACTGCTCGGAGATGAGCCGGGGTCGACGATTCTCTACCTACGCTATAAACGTCAGCTGGAGCAGGCACTGAATGAAGGGCTCGCGCAACTTCAGGCGGCACTGGAGCCCTGA
- a CDS encoding DUF1289 domain-containing protein yields the protein MSTQVRPPKPLYSNVSPAVPSPCISVCRLDEHKVCTGCHRHVEHIREWRSADDERRRQICREAQALRAQA from the coding sequence ATGAGCACCCAGGTACGGCCCCCAAAGCCGCTGTACAGCAATGTCAGCCCCGCAGTGCCATCGCCTTGCATCAGTGTTTGCCGACTGGATGAGCACAAGGTCTGCACGGGGTGTCACCGGCATGTCGAGCATATTCGCGAATGGCGCTCGGCAGACGATGAACGGCGTCGGCAGATTTGCCGCGAGGCCCAGGCGCTGCGAGCGCAGGCATAG
- a CDS encoding glutathione S-transferase, with translation MLKLHGFSVSNYYNMVKLALLEKGLPFEEVAFYGGQAPQALEVSPRGKVPVLETEHGFLSETSVILDYIEQTRGGKALLPADPFEQAKVRELLKEIELYIELPARTCYAESFFGAAVEPLIKERARTELLAGFATLKRNGRFAPYVAGEELTLADLMFCFSVDLAYAVGKKVLNIDFLADFPQAKALLDKMRENPHMARIVADKDAAMPAFMEMVRSGKR, from the coding sequence ATGCTCAAGCTTCACGGATTCTCGGTCAGCAACTACTACAACATGGTCAAGCTGGCGCTGCTGGAGAAAGGACTGCCGTTCGAGGAGGTCGCCTTCTATGGTGGTCAGGCGCCGCAGGCGCTGGAAGTAAGCCCGCGCGGTAAAGTGCCTGTGCTGGAGACCGAGCACGGCTTCCTCAGCGAGACCAGCGTGATTCTCGACTACATCGAGCAGACCCGTGGCGGCAAGGCGCTGCTGCCCGCCGATCCGTTCGAACAGGCCAAGGTGCGCGAGCTGCTCAAGGAGATCGAACTGTATATCGAGCTGCCTGCGCGTACCTGCTATGCCGAGTCGTTCTTCGGCGCGGCAGTCGAGCCACTGATCAAGGAGCGCGCGCGCACCGAGCTGCTGGCGGGGTTCGCCACGCTCAAGCGCAATGGCCGCTTTGCACCTTATGTGGCAGGTGAGGAACTGACCTTGGCGGACCTGATGTTCTGCTTCTCGGTCGACCTGGCCTACGCCGTGGGCAAGAAGGTGCTGAACATCGATTTCCTTGCCGACTTCCCGCAAGCCAAGGCGTTGCTGGATAAGATGCGCGAAAACCCGCATATGGCGCGGATCGTGGCGGACAAGGATGCGGCGATGCCGGCTTTCATGGAGATGGTGCGCAGCGGGAAGCGCTGA
- the lysA gene encoding diaminopimelate decarboxylase, with product MNAFNYRDGELFAEGVALSAIAERFGTPTYVYSRAHIEAQYLSYTDALQGVEHLVCFAVKANSNLGVLNVLARLGAGFDIVSGGELERVLAAGGRADRVVFSGVGKTREDMRRALEVGVHCFNVESTDELERLQVVAAEMGKVAPVSLRVNPDVDAGTHPYISTGLKENKFGIAIADAEAIYVRAAQLPNLEVVGVDCHIGSQLTTVDPFLDALDRLLVLVDRLAECGIHLRHLDLGGGVGVRYRDEQPPLVADYIKAIRERVGERDLALVFEPGRYIVANAGTLLTRVEYLKHTEHKDFAIIDAAMNDLIRPALYQAWMGVSAVKPREGQGRAYDLVGPICETGDFLAKDRELNLAEGDLLAVQSAGAYGFVMSSNYNTRGRCAEILVDGDQAFEVRRRETIAELYAGESLLPE from the coding sequence ATGAACGCTTTCAACTACCGCGACGGTGAACTGTTCGCGGAGGGCGTGGCCCTGTCGGCCATCGCCGAACGTTTCGGCACCCCGACCTACGTGTATTCGCGGGCCCACATCGAGGCTCAATACCTTAGCTACACCGATGCCCTGCAAGGCGTCGAGCACCTGGTGTGCTTCGCGGTCAAGGCCAACTCCAACCTGGGCGTGCTGAACGTCCTGGCACGCCTGGGCGCTGGCTTCGACATCGTCTCCGGCGGTGAACTGGAGCGCGTGCTGGCCGCTGGTGGCCGCGCCGATCGCGTGGTGTTCTCTGGCGTCGGCAAAACCCGCGAAGACATGCGCCGCGCCCTGGAAGTCGGCGTGCACTGCTTCAACGTCGAATCCACCGACGAGCTCGAGCGCCTGCAAGTGGTGGCCGCCGAGATGGGCAAGGTTGCTCCGGTCTCGCTGCGGGTCAACCCGGACGTCGACGCCGGTACCCACCCGTATATCTCCACCGGCCTCAAAGAGAACAAGTTCGGCATCGCCATCGCCGATGCCGAAGCCATCTACGTGCGCGCCGCCCAGCTGCCGAACCTGGAAGTGGTCGGTGTCGACTGCCACATCGGCTCGCAGCTGACTACCGTCGACCCGTTCCTCGACGCCCTCGACCGCCTGCTGGTGCTGGTCGACCGTCTCGCCGAGTGCGGCATCCACCTGCGCCACCTGGACCTGGGCGGCGGTGTTGGCGTGCGCTACCGCGACGAACAGCCGCCATTGGTGGCCGACTACATCAAGGCCATCCGCGAGCGCGTCGGCGAGCGCGACCTGGCCCTGGTGTTCGAGCCGGGCCGCTACATCGTGGCCAACGCCGGTACCCTGCTGACCCGCGTGGAATACCTCAAGCACACCGAACACAAAGACTTCGCCATCATCGATGCGGCGATGAACGACCTGATCCGCCCGGCCCTGTACCAGGCCTGGATGGGGGTCAGTGCGGTCAAGCCGCGTGAAGGCCAAGGCCGTGCCTATGACCTGGTCGGGCCGATCTGCGAAACCGGCGACTTCCTGGCGAAGGACCGTGAGTTGAACCTGGCCGAGGGCGACCTGCTGGCCGTTCAGTCCGCGGGCGCCTATGGTTTCGTCATGAGTTCGAACTACAACACCCGTGGGCGTTGCGCAGAAATCCTGGTCGACGGCGATCAGGCTTTCGAAGTCCGCCGTCGCGAGACCATCGCCGAACTGTACGCTGGCGAAAGCCTGCTGCCGGAGTAA
- the rnk gene encoding nucleoside diphosphate kinase regulator: MSTKPSLILTRLDVQRLERLIDSLDESTPGVLALQGELDRAEQVVGHEEVPAGVVTMNSRVHCREEASGKDYHLTLVYPKDAGAEGSVSILAPIGCALLGLSVGEQIDWPAPGGKTLKLKLLAVEYQPEAAGDFDL, translated from the coding sequence ATGAGCACCAAGCCTTCCCTCATCCTCACCCGATTGGACGTACAGCGTCTCGAGCGCCTGATCGACAGCCTCGACGAAAGTACCCCGGGTGTACTCGCCCTTCAGGGCGAGCTGGACCGCGCCGAGCAGGTGGTCGGTCATGAGGAGGTGCCAGCGGGTGTGGTGACCATGAATTCCCGCGTGCACTGCCGCGAGGAGGCCAGCGGCAAGGATTACCACCTGACGTTGGTATACCCGAAGGATGCAGGCGCTGAAGGCAGTGTCTCGATTCTGGCACCCATTGGCTGCGCACTGCTGGGCCTTTCGGTGGGTGAGCAGATCGACTGGCCGGCCCCCGGCGGCAAGACCCTCAAGCTGAAGTTGCTGGCGGTCGAGTACCAGCCGGAAGCGGCGGGCGATTTCGACCTCTGA
- the xerC gene encoding tyrosine recombinase XerC: MERQLEAYCAHLRNERQVSEHTLLGYRRDLAKVIGYCNNQGIASWNALQIQQLRQLIARLHHDGQSSRSLARLLSAVRGLYRYLVREGLCQHDPANGLAPPKTERRLPKVLDTDRALQLLEGGVDDDFIARRDQAILELFYSSGLRLSELTNLDLEHLDLAAGLVQVLGKGGKARVLPVGRKAREALQEWYRLRGIGSPRDGAVFITRQGNRLSPRAIQMRVKAAGERELGQHLHPHMLRHSFASHMLESSQDLRAVQEMLGHADISTTQIYTHLDFQHLASVYDSAHPRAKRSKGTDS, translated from the coding sequence ATGGAACGCCAGCTGGAGGCTTATTGCGCACACCTGCGCAACGAGCGCCAGGTGTCCGAGCACACCCTGCTGGGCTATCGTCGCGACCTCGCCAAGGTCATCGGTTACTGCAATAACCAAGGCATCGCCAGCTGGAATGCACTGCAGATTCAGCAGCTACGTCAGCTCATCGCCCGCCTGCACCACGACGGCCAGTCCTCACGCAGCCTGGCACGTCTGCTTTCGGCAGTGCGCGGCCTGTATCGCTATCTGGTCCGCGAAGGCCTGTGCCAGCACGATCCGGCCAACGGCCTGGCACCGCCCAAGACCGAGCGGCGCCTGCCCAAGGTGCTGGACACCGACCGCGCCCTGCAATTGCTGGAAGGGGGGGTGGACGACGATTTCATCGCCCGCCGCGACCAGGCCATTCTCGAACTGTTCTATTCCTCTGGCCTGCGCTTGTCCGAGCTGACCAACCTTGACCTTGAACACCTCGACCTGGCCGCCGGCCTCGTCCAGGTGCTCGGCAAGGGCGGCAAGGCGCGCGTGCTGCCCGTGGGCCGCAAGGCCCGTGAAGCCCTGCAGGAGTGGTACCGGCTGCGCGGCATCGGCAGCCCTCGCGACGGCGCCGTGTTCATCACCCGCCAAGGCAACCGTCTGAGCCCACGGGCCATCCAGATGCGAGTCAAAGCCGCTGGCGAGCGCGAACTTGGCCAGCACCTGCACCCACACATGCTTCGCCATTCTTTCGCCAGCCATATGCTGGAATCGTCCCAGGACCTGCGTGCAGTGCAGGAGATGCTCGGCCATGCCGACATCAGCACCACGCAGATCTACACCCACCTGGACTTCCAGCACCTGGCCTCGGTGTACGACAGCGCCCACCCTCGGGCCAAACGCAGCAAAGGCACTGACTCATGA
- a CDS encoding DUF484 family protein: MTDQPNVVPQQPDELDAEAVVAYLRAHPTFFAEHDDLLIEQRIPHQRGDSVSLVERQLKLLRDRNIEMRHRLSQLMDVARDNDRLFDKTRRLILDLLDASSLEEVVMAVEDSLRQEFQVPFVSLILFGENVAPVGRWVSNAEAQQAIGGLLGGGKTVSGNLREHELAFLFGEEQRREVGSSAVATLEYQGLHGVLAIGSHDPQHYKSSVGTLFLGYIAEVLGRVVPRLTQTLRPVR; encoded by the coding sequence ATGACCGATCAGCCAAACGTTGTACCTCAGCAACCCGACGAGCTCGATGCCGAAGCGGTGGTCGCCTACCTGCGCGCCCACCCAACCTTCTTCGCCGAGCACGATGACCTGCTGATAGAGCAGCGCATTCCGCACCAGCGTGGCGACAGCGTGTCGCTGGTTGAGCGCCAGCTCAAGCTGCTGCGCGACCGCAACATCGAGATGCGCCATCGCCTGTCGCAACTGATGGACGTGGCACGGGACAACGACCGGCTGTTCGACAAGACCCGTCGGCTGATCCTCGACCTGCTCGATGCCAGCAGCCTGGAAGAAGTGGTAATGGCCGTCGAAGACAGCCTGCGCCAGGAATTCCAGGTGCCGTTCGTCAGCCTGATTCTGTTTGGCGAAAACGTCGCGCCGGTCGGCCGCTGGGTCAGCAACGCCGAGGCCCAGCAGGCCATTGGCGGGCTGCTGGGTGGTGGCAAGACCGTCAGCGGCAACCTGCGTGAGCACGAACTGGCCTTCCTGTTCGGTGAGGAACAACGTCGTGAAGTTGGCTCCAGCGCCGTGGCTACCCTTGAATATCAAGGGCTTCATGGCGTCCTGGCAATCGGCAGCCATGACCCGCAACACTACAAGAGTAGTGTCGGCACCCTGTTCCTCGGCTACATCGCCGAGGTGCTTGGCCGAGTGGTACCCCGCCTCACCCAGACCCTACGCCCGGTGCGCTGA
- the dapF gene encoding diaminopimelate epimerase, producing MLLRFTKMHGLGNDFMVLDLVSQHAHIQPKHAKQWGDRHTGIGFDQLLIVEAPNNPEVDFRYRIFNADGSEVEQCGNGARCFARFVLDKRLTAKKRIRVETKGGIIELDVQNDGQVCVDMGPPRFIPAEIPFIADQQALSYALEVDGEQHSIAAVSMGNPHSVLRVDDVHTAPVHTLGPKIENHPRFPQRVNAGFLQVIDRHRANLRVWERGAGETQACGTGACAAAVAAISQGWMDSPVTLDLPGGRLHIEWAGPGKPVLMTGPAVRVYEGQVRL from the coding sequence ATGCTGCTGCGTTTTACCAAGATGCATGGGCTGGGCAACGACTTCATGGTCCTCGACCTGGTCAGCCAGCACGCCCACATCCAGCCAAAGCACGCCAAGCAATGGGGCGACCGCCATACCGGCATCGGTTTCGACCAGCTGTTGATCGTCGAGGCGCCGAACAATCCGGAAGTGGATTTCCGCTACCGGATCTTCAACGCTGACGGCTCCGAGGTCGAGCAATGCGGCAACGGCGCACGCTGCTTCGCCCGCTTCGTGCTGGACAAACGCCTGACCGCGAAGAAGCGCATCCGCGTCGAAACCAAGGGCGGCATCATCGAACTGGACGTGCAGAATGACGGCCAGGTATGTGTCGACATGGGTCCGCCACGCTTCATCCCGGCCGAGATTCCGTTCATCGCCGACCAACAGGCGCTGAGCTATGCGCTGGAAGTCGACGGCGAGCAGCATTCGATTGCCGCCGTTTCCATGGGCAACCCTCACTCGGTGCTGCGCGTCGATGACGTGCACACGGCACCGGTGCACACGCTGGGTCCGAAGATCGAAAACCACCCTCGTTTCCCGCAGCGGGTCAATGCCGGGTTCCTGCAGGTCATCGACCGCCACCGCGCCAACCTGCGGGTGTGGGAGCGTGGCGCCGGTGAAACCCAGGCCTGCGGCACTGGTGCCTGCGCCGCCGCGGTGGCAGCGATCAGTCAGGGCTGGATGGACTCCCCGGTTACCCTCGATTTGCCAGGCGGACGCCTGCACATCGAGTGGGCCGGCCCCGGCAAGCCGGTGTTGATGACGGGGCCCGCCGTGCGCGTTTATGAAGGACAGGTTCGTCTCTAA
- the argH gene encoding argininosuccinate lyase yields the protein MSTDKTNQSWGGRFSEPVDAFVARFTASVDFDKRLYRHDIMGSIAHATMLAQVGVLTDAERDTIIDGLKTIQGEIEAGNFDWRVDLEDVHMNIEARLTDRIGITGKKLHTGRSRNDQVATDIRLWLRDEIDLILAEITRLQQGLLEQAEREAETIMPGFTHLQTAQPVTFGHHLLAWFEMLSRDYERLVDCRKRTNRMPLGSAALAGTTYPIDRELTCKLLGFEAVAGNSLDGVSDRDFAIEFCAAASLAMMHLSRFSEELVLWTSAQFQFIDLPDRFCTGSSIMPQKKNPDVPELVRGKSGRVFGALTGLLTLMKGQPLAYNKDNQEDKEPLFDAADTLRDSLRAFADMIPAIKPRHAIMREAALRGFSTATDLADYLVRRGLPFRDCHEIVGHAVKYGVDTGKDLAEMSLDELRQFSDQIEQDVFAVLTLEGSVNARNHIGGTAPAQVRAAVVRGKALLASR from the coding sequence ATGAGCACCGACAAGACCAATCAGTCCTGGGGCGGCCGCTTCAGTGAGCCCGTCGACGCCTTCGTCGCCCGCTTCACCGCCTCGGTCGATTTCGACAAGCGCCTGTACCGCCACGACATCATGGGTTCGATCGCCCACGCCACCATGCTGGCGCAGGTCGGCGTACTCACCGACGCCGAGCGCGACACCATCATCGATGGCCTGAAAACCATTCAGGGCGAGATCGAGGCCGGCAACTTCGACTGGCGCGTCGACCTTGAAGACGTGCACATGAACATCGAAGCACGCCTGACCGACCGTATCGGTATCACTGGTAAGAAGCTGCACACCGGCCGTAGCCGCAACGACCAGGTGGCCACCGACATTCGCCTGTGGCTGCGCGACGAAATCGACCTGATCCTGGCCGAAATCACTCGCCTGCAGCAGGGCCTGCTGGAGCAGGCCGAGCGCGAAGCCGAAACCATCATGCCCGGCTTCACCCACCTGCAGACCGCCCAGCCGGTCACCTTCGGCCACCACCTGCTGGCTTGGTTCGAAATGCTCAGCCGCGACTACGAGCGCCTGGTCGACTGCCGCAAGCGCACCAACCGCATGCCACTGGGCAGCGCGGCACTGGCTGGCACCACCTACCCGATCGACCGCGAGCTGACCTGCAAGCTGCTGGGCTTCGAGGCCGTGGCCGGCAACTCGCTGGATGGCGTCTCGGACCGCGACTTCGCCATCGAATTCTGCGCCGCCGCCAGCCTGGCCATGATGCACCTGTCGCGCTTCTCCGAAGAGCTGGTGCTGTGGACCAGCGCCCAGTTCCAGTTCATTGACCTGCCTGACCGCTTCTGCACCGGCAGCTCGATCATGCCGCAGAAGAAGAACCCGGATGTTCCAGAGCTGGTACGCGGCAAGAGCGGCCGAGTGTTCGGCGCCCTGACCGGCCTGCTGACCCTGATGAAAGGCCAACCGCTGGCCTACAACAAGGACAACCAGGAAGACAAAGAGCCGCTGTTCGATGCCGCCGACACCCTGCGCGACTCGCTGCGTGCTTTCGCCGACATGATCCCGGCCATCAAGCCACGTCATGCCATCATGCGCGAAGCGGCGCTGCGCGGGTTCTCCACCGCGACCGACCTGGCGGACTACCTGGTACGCCGTGGCCTGCCGTTCCGTGACTGCCACGAAATCGTTGGTCATGCCGTGAAGTATGGCGTCGACACTGGCAAGGACCTGGCCGAGATGAGCCTGGACGAGCTGCGCCAGTTCAGCGACCAGATCGAGCAGGACGTGTTTGCCGTGCTGACCCTGGAAGGCTCGGTGAATGCCCGTAACCACATTGGTGGTACCGCACCGGCGCAGGTGCGTGCTGCCGTTGTGCGTGGCAAAGCTCTGCTGGCTTCGCGCTAA
- the lptM gene encoding LPS translocon maturation chaperone LptM: MKRLISSLAALVAVACLVSACGQKGPLYLPEDGKDGKDSHKSHQHQHAQPAQTQEQQPEQPIEPEQTPEQ; this comes from the coding sequence ATGAAGCGCCTGATTTCCTCACTTGCGGCGCTGGTCGCGGTTGCCTGTCTCGTTTCGGCCTGCGGTCAGAAAGGCCCTCTGTACCTGCCCGAAGACGGCAAGGACGGTAAAGACAGCCACAAATCGCATCAGCACCAGCACGCTCAACCTGCGCAAACTCAAGAGCAGCAGCCAGAGCAGCCAATCGAGCCCGAGCAGACGCCAGAGCAGTAA